TATTCTATTAACCAAAACGTAAATATATTTTAATCTTTTTAAAGAGCTGTATAAAAAGGCAAATTTTAGAAAATTTTTTACATTTAATAGCGTTGGTTCAGGAGTTTCAAAACTGCTAAAAACTACTTTTATTATGTGATTAAACCGTTAATAAAAGTAGTTCAAATACCAATCAAGAGTTGAAAGTCTATAATTTGTGCCGTTAGGCACTAAATATTGGTAGTCATTGTAGATTCAAAATACGTTGGCGTGCCGTAGGTACGCAACAAAATGATAACCATTGCGTACCTACGGCACGCTAAATTTATTCTAATTCCTGTTTTCTACCAATATTTAGTGCCTAACGGCACATTTTAACCTTGGGTTTATTTCTAATAAAAACCTCTATTTAATACTATTTTCCTGTTATTTTTAAGCTTTTGCCTAATGCTAATAATTCGTTATTTATTTTATTCCATTTTTTTTAGTTCAGAAACACTTACAGAATATTTTCTTGCGATGCTGCCCAAAGTATCTCCTTTTTGAATAACGTAATATTTTCCTTTTTCAAGTGTTGCAGACTTTTTTGAGTTTGTAGTTTTAGATGCAATCATCATAGAATTCTGAGACGGTTTCTCACGCAAATTTGCTTGATATTCAGCGTAAGCATAGATTTTTTCTTCATTCGAAGTAAAAACGGCTATTTTATCCTGTGGCAATCTTAGATAATGGTTTTGTTTGTCATAAACAGGAATAATATTCAATTTATAAGAAGGATTTAATAATTCTAATTGGGCTATTGGAATGTCGATTAAGTCAGAAATTTGCTTGAAACTCATTTGCTTTTTGATCATTATGGTATCTGTGGCAAAATGTTTTACTAATGCTTTTTCGGGTTTAATTCCATGTTCAGCATGATATTCATAAAGGTACATTGTAGCAAGAAAAGCAGGAATATAACCTTGTGTTTCTTTTGGTAAATTTTTTCTAATATTCCAGTAATTTTTTTGTCCGCCAGAACGGTTAATCGCTTTAGAAACGTTTCCTGGACCAGAGTTATAAGCGGCTAGAACCAAATCCCAATCACCAAAAGCTTTATACATACTATTCATGTATTTTGCCGCAGCTTCTGTAGATTTTAGAGGATCATGACGTTCGTCAACATAAGAATCTATTTCCAGTTTATATTGTTTTCCGGTATTATACATAAATTGCCAAAGTCCTGTTGCGCCCATATTCGAAACCGCTTTTGGATTTAAAGCAGATTCTACAACGGCTAGATATTTGATCTCAAGTGGAATTTTTTCTTTTGCTAAAGCTTCTTCAAACAATGGGAAATAATATTCAGAAGCAGCCATTAATCGACCAAATGATTTCTTTCTGTATTTTAGAAACGATTTAATAACGGTTTCAAGCTGTGGATTATATTCAATATTAAAAGGCGATTTAGCATTCATAGCGGCTAATCTCGATTTAAGCAATTCAGTAGGTAATTCTAAATCAATTTTTTGATCAAGAGCACCGTTTTCAATATCAGCCGTAAGCGTATTAAAAGTATCCAGACTTGTTAATTCCTTCATCCATAAGCTATCAACACGCGCAGACATAGTATTCTTGACAAATGTCTTTTTTACAGAGTCAAGGTAAGTATTGTTTTTCTCTTTTAAAGTGATTGCCTTATTCTGACCAATTACTTGCGAAAAGAATGGAATTAAAAATAGGATATAAAAGTACAGCGTGGTATTTTTTGTTTTCATATTTATAAGAGTTAATGCTTTGTTATTTAGGTTATTACTTTTGTAATTTCCTTTTTATTACAAAGGCGCAAAAGTACAATGTGCCTGCCTTTTATTATGACCATAATAAGTTATAAAACAATCAATATCAGACTTTTATTAGTGTGTTTTGAGAAGGGTTTAAAATTGATTTAGCCATAATATTTATCTAATTAGCTTTATGATTGAACCATTAGTTTGAAATTAGAGTTTTCTCTATCTTTGCATTTCTAAAAATTCCTCATGAATTCCCCAATCAAAGCCATTCACCCAATCTATAATCTGCAATTTGGATTAGTTTGTTTAAGTTCCTTACTCTTTTCAGCGAGTTTTAATATGTTGATTCCGGAACTTCCTGAATATTTGAGTAATATGGGCGGAGCTGAGTATAAAGGATTAATTATTGCTCTTTTTACGTTAACGGCTGGAATTTCAAGACCTTTTAGCGGTCGATTGACAGATACTTTAGGTAGAGTTCCTGTTATGGCGGTTGGATCTATTGTTTGTTTTGTTTGTGGTATTCTTTATCCGGTTTTAGGCACGGTTTCCGGTTTTTTATTCCTGCGTTTGATTCATGGATTTTCTACAGGATTTAAACCTACAGCAACGGCAGCTTATGTTGCAGATATTGTTCCAAGAGAGCGTTGGGGAGAAGCTTTAGGATTGCATGGACTTTGTTTTTCGATAGGAATGGCTTTGGGACCAGCGATTGGAAGTACCATTAAAATATATTCTTCGATGAACATGCTTTTCTATGCATCTTCTGTTTTTGCCTTGATGTCGATCGTAATTTTGATGAACATGAAGGAAACTTTAAAAAATAAACAGCGTTTTAGCTTGCGTATTCTAAGGATTTCAAGAAATGACATTATAGCTGTAGAAGTATTGCCCGCAGCTATTGTAACGTTTCTTTCTTATATGGCTTATGGCGTGATTTTGACATTAATTCCGGATTGGAGTCAGCATTTAGGAATCGCCAATAAAGGATTGTTTTTTATGGTCTTTACAATTACTTCGGTAATGATTCGTTTTGGAGCCGGAAAAGCATCTGACAAATACGGTCGTTTGCATATAATAGCAATTGGTTTGTTCTTTTTGATTATGTCACTTTTCATTGTTGGATTCTCGACTTCAATCACAGGACTTTTAGCAGGATCTGCACTTTACGGAGTTTCTACCGGAATTGTTTCTCCGGCTTTAAACGCCTGGACGGTTGACATGAGTTTCGCCGATCATCGCGGAAAAGCTATGGCAACGATGTATATTGCTCTTGAAGCAGGAATTGGTCTTGGAGCACTTATTGCAGGATGGATGTATCAGGATGTGATTGCAAAAATCCCAATGCTTATGTACGCGAGCGCAGCAATGGTTTTCTTAGCATTAGGATATGTTTTGATTCGTTTGCGAAAAGTGGAAAACGCTTAATAAATTCTAAATTTATATCCATTCTCCATCAGCATTATATTCATTTGGTAAATAGGTAAGATACTGAACCATTCTTGGATTTTTTCCTTTGTTTGCTGTAGCACAATGCGGTAAAGTATTATTCCAGATTATAAAATCGCCGGCATTTCCAGCAATAGGTTTCGGCTGTAATGTCGCAATTGCTTTATCTCTCGGGTTTTCATCTGGTTGGAGATTGTCAAGCCAATGATTTATCTCATTGTGAAATCCCGCAACACAATGAAAAGCTCCTTCATCAATGTTACAATCCGTGAGATAGAGTAGTCCCTGAAGCCCAAATTTAATAGGTTGTTTTAAACTTGTATCCCAATGAATCGGACTTCCTAAAAAAGTAAATTCTGAGGTTTCAGGAGGATTGAAACTTACTTTATCAATGGTTTTATAGATTTTATCTGTATTATAAAGTTGTTCGTATGCTTTTTTTATTCTTGGCGAAAGTCGGTTTTTATTTAAGGTTTCATGATCCGAAAAATTAAGCATTAAGCCTTTTTGATTTTCGTGTCTGTTATACCAGGTTTCTTTTTTATTGGGATCCATTTCTAAGAAATCCCAAATTGCTTGTTGTGTAGTTTCACAATCTTCTTTTGAGATCGCATTTTTTACAATTACATAGCCGTTTTTATCCCAAAATTCAAGGTCTTCTTTTGAAAGAACATCGGCAGTAAAACCGTCAGAATCGGAGTTATTGCTTTTGTTTTTCTTGTTTACCCAGTTTTTAAACGTTTCGAAATCAGGTTTTTCAAAGTATAAAAATTGCAGCGCATCTTCCATACCAATACCCAATTGATACAACGCTTTTATTTCATCGTCCCAGTTTTGAATTTCATTCGTTGAAGATGTATTGGAAGGATTTAAAGTTCGTTCCCATAGTTTTTCAAGAATAGTAAAAGGTTCTTTCATTTGGATAGATTTATAGTAAGAATCTGCTTATTCAAAAATAGCAATTATTAGTTTTCTATCTAAAGTATAAATACCTGTTTTAGTTTCTGAATATAATTTGGGATTCTATGAAACAATTAAAGGATTCAGAAAAGATATTTTCGATCGAAATTTATAAAATGCAAAAAGCCTAAATCAGAACAGAATTAGTTTGTTCCAATTTAGGCTAATTAATTATATCAAAAATAAATCCGTTGGGTGTAATTCAACAAAAATAATCTAACACATAGAAACATAGATTTTATACTTAAAAAAGGAGACAAAAAGAAACACGTTTCTTTCACATAGTGTGGCTATGTTTATTTAAAAAAAGTGAAACGTCTAATTTTCGACTCTAAAAGCTATGTTTCTATGTGTTGAAAATAATTACACCCAACGCGTTAAAAACAATTATTGCTTAATAACCGTAATTGCTTTTTTCATTCCCGGATAAGTAATAAAATAGATTCCGGTATTTAAATCATTAAAATCAAATGTATTTAAACCTTTTGTAACCGAATGTATCTCTTTTACAAGCGAACCGTTTTGACTATAAACCGAAATACTTTGAGGCGCAAGATCATAAAAATCGATATTTAGTACAGAAGTAAAAGGATTTGGATATGCTATTACTTCATTTGCTGTAATTTGAGTTGCAAATTCTTCCTGAACAAGAGCTTTTTTACCTGTCGATGGAGCGCTTACACTAATAGTTGACGTTAAAAATTTACGGTGATTTGGCTCTACAACTTCCTTGTTTTCTAAACCATCATTATACGGAATGTCTGAACCCAAATCTGACACTAAATCTAAAGTAAATGATCCCGAAATATCAGCCGGAACATCTACGATACCTTCCGGTTTAAGGTTGGCTAAATTAGCATTAAGTAAAACCGGAGCAGTTGCACTTTGACCATTCCATGAGTATAATTCAAACGTTCCTGTAGCAGCATAACTTCCAGCTACAATGATATAATTGTTTGAAGCATTTTTACCTAAACTTCTAATTCCGTGATTGTTCAGGTTTAATTCGATTGGAGAACCAAAAACAGGATTAGCAGAAGGGCTTCCGTTTCCAAACCAAGATTCAAAATTTTGCAAAGGACAGATTAACGCTTTGTTAGTTCCGCTTCCAACATATGGCGCTCTAAAACCAATATAAAGAGTTGTTCCGTCAGGACCCATTTCGAGACCTTCAATATTAAAACCATCTATACGTTTTGGTTCAATTCCTGTAGCAGCTTTTGCTGTAAAATTGTAACCATTATTATTTCCCCAAGTAATAAGTTTACTTCTAAGATTACTGTAATATCCAACAAAAACAAGCGTTGCATTAGCTCCGGTTCCTACAATATCCGTAGCAAAAATTCGGTTTCTGTCCGCTCTTGCTTCTCCGGATTTAGAATTACTCAAAGAACCAATCCAGTAAATACGATTTGGTTTAGTTGTACTTCTAAAAGACGCTTCAATATCAACTTCAGTTCCGCTTAAAGCTAAATATTGATTCACATCAAATTGATAAACAGAAAGCCCCGAATTGTTTCGGCTAAATAATTTAATCACATTTGTTTCATCATCGGCAGCAAACATATAATTTTCATCAATAGGAATTGCAGTCGAACCATCGGCAACACCAGCGTGATAAATATCTTTAAGAGAAGCTGTAGCCAATGCTTGAGAAACGGCCACGTTTACCGTTATAGATTTATTTCCGCCTTGAGCGTCAGTCACTTTTAAGGTTAAAGTCGAATATCCAACTCCTGTTGGGTTAATTCTGAGTTTACGCGCATTACCAGTTCCGGTTACCGTAAAATTAGCGTTTGGAACCACGCTTGTTTTAGAACTCGTCATAGAGAATGTTAGTCCGTCAAGATTATCATCAGTTACTGTAATATCAAGACCGGAAACGATAAAAGGATCTGTATTGTTATTCATCACACAACCCACTTTTGCAGAAGTAGTTGATAAACTCACAAATTTTGAAGCCGTTGTATTAAAAACTAGCGTTGGCGCCACATTTACAGTGCTGTTTACCGTTACCGTTTTTACAGAAGAAACTGTTGCATTATTGCTATTATCAGTTGCTTTTGCTGTAATCGAATAAGAACCTGCAGCAACATTTGTCCAAAAATATGTATATGGAGAAGAAGTCACAGAAGTAAGCAAAGTAGATCCGTTAAAGAATTCAACTTTAGAAATCGTTCCGTCAGAATCTGTTGCAGTTGCAGATAAACTTACAGTTGCTGGAGCATTTCCTGAAACTGTTGGCGTTGCCAAAGTAATTGTTGGATTAACATTCCCAACTGGCGTTCCTGCAATAGTTATAGAAGTCGAATTATAACTTGTAGTACTTGTCAAAGCCCATGTACGAGCTGTTGTAAAAGTATTAGTCGACGTGTTGTAAACGCCAGAAGTTGCTTTTACTAATTCGTCACTTCCAGGATCTGGCGCCAAATAAGAAGAAGTTTGTAATTTTCCTCCATTATATTTATCATTTACAGGCAATTGATAACCAGAACCAGAGCTTTTGAAAGCGCTTCTTACAGCATCACCAAAAAATAGAGCATCAACAGGAACGGTAGAAGACGAGATTGAAGAAGCTGTTACATCAAATACCGCAACAGCATCGGCATTGCTGCCGCCATTTCCTAAAACTCCGGAAGTATTTTTAGAACCAAAACTATCTCCCGCAGTTGTTCCGGTATTTTTAGTTTTTAAGGCAATTCCACCTTGGCTTAAAGGCAACATCGAAGAACCTCCAACATATACAACTTGTCCAGCTGTGACTGATCCTGAGTTGATTAAGAAAGCGTAAGTAACAGAACTTCCGGCTTTCCATCCGTTTGAAGTTGCCGTACCATTGTCTGTAAAAACAACTGTATAAGGTGTAGTTGCAAAATTAATTGTAGTTGTGGCTACAAGTTCAACATATTCTAATGGAGAATCATCACCATTGGGATTCGTCAGAATCTCTGAGATAAGCAAACCTTTCTGTGAAAAGGCATTATTGCAAATTAAAGTAATTGCAAAGATTAAGAGTAGTTTTAGTTTCATTTTTGACAGTTTTTTTGTGTTATTTAAGTTGCGAAGATAGAATCGCAACATTACCTTAATAACATGAATTGATTAATGTATTGTGTTTGTAATGTTAAATTTTAATAGATTTTATATTTGAATAAGTCAATATTGTAATTATGTTTAAAATTTTAAGATTTGTTTATGTTTAGTTTGTGTATTACTTCTGTTTATGCCTGTTCAGGCAAAATTATTATTGAATTATAGAATTGTTAAGAATATGATTTTGTTCGAAATGATTCCGCCTGACGCTACTATTTGTGTTATTTATAGTTTGCAGAATTCGTTAACTTTTAATTAAAAATTAAACAACCTTAGGTTAATCTGGCTTTGAAAAAAGTGATTTTTTTCTATTTGGGAACATTTTTTTTTATTCGAAATCTAAAAAAAGAATACAAACCTCTTTATTATTAGAAATTTATTGTTTTCTAATAAATTGTATTTAAGTTTTTGATTTACTTAGTTTTAGTAACTTTGTGAAGCGCTTTTTTTATGAAAATTTAATCCAATTACTAACTTATTAGTAAAAATACTAATCAATTAGTTTGTCTACTAATTAATTAGTAGTACCTTCGTAAAAAGATTTAACGATGATAAAACTAGCCAAAAGAGAAGAACAAATCATGCAAGTGTTTTGGGATTTAGACAAAGCCTTTATAAGAGATATAATTCCATTATTGCCAGATCCAAAACCACACTATAATAGTGTAGCAACAATTGTCAAGATTCTTAAAGACAAAGAATTCCTAAATAGTGAAACGGCAGGGAATATGCATTGCTTTTTTCCGGTGATTAGTAGAGAAGAATACCAACAATTTGCATTGAAGGATATTGTTAGCCAGTATTTTGATAATTCTTACCCAAGAATGCTTGCCTTTTTTGCAAAAGAACAAAAGCTTACAGAAAATGATTTAGATGAAATCGTAGACATCATTAAAAAAGGAAAAATATGATACCATATATTTTATACACAGCCCTTATTCTTGCAGCCTGTTTTGTGTTTTATAAACTGCTTTTGCAAAAAGAGACTTTCTTTTATCTCAACAGATATATATTATTGGCCTGTATGATTATGGCTTTTATTTTGCCGCTTGTTCCGGTTCCTCAGCAATTATCATTAAGAAAAACAGCAGTAGAAAAACCTGTTGTAGTTGCCCAAACTCCGGTTAATAAAATTGAAACGACAAAACCACAAATACAACCTGTAGAATCAACAGTTGTAGAACAAACCAAGGAAACTTTTAAGATCGAATCAGTTGTTCAATGGTTGGTTTATTTGTATTGGTTTGGCGTAATCGTTTTTGCACTTAACTTTTTAATGCAAGTCGTTATATTGCTTTACAGAGCCTATTCGCAATCTGTTATTCAAGACGGAAAATTTCGTATTATAGAAATTACAGGCGACAAAGCACCGTGTTCTTTTGGGAATAATATCTTTATCAATCCAGAGAAATATGAGTGGGAAACCTACAATCAGATTTTGCTTCACGAAAAAATTCATATTGAGCAAAAACATACCATCGATCTTTTGCTTGCAGAGATGGTTTTGATCTTTCAATGGTTTAATCCGTTTGCCTGGCAATGGAGAAAAGCATTAGAAATTAACCTTGAATTCTTGACAGACGATCAAATGCTACAGCAAGATACTGTCGAGAAAGAAAGCTACCAATTTAGTTTACTAAAAGTAGCCGCTCCACAATTCCCTTTGAGTCTTACAACTAACTATAATCAATCATTATTAAAAAAACGAATCATCATGATGAACTCGAAAAAATCAAACGTGCACACCACTTGGAAATATTTTTTCCTATTGCCAATATTGGTGTTGTTTGCGTGCCTTTTTAATCAACCGGCAGCGCAAAGTCAAAATCTTTCTTCTATAGAAGAACCAAAAGAGAATACAAACATTCACAGCAGTGTAAGAACTGAAGGAGATTGGTTTGCTACAATTAAAGAGAATACAATCAATATTCAATTTAAAAGTGACGAACATGACAATTCTACAAGTACTTTTCAAGTAAGTGAATTTTCAAGTTTGCCAAGAGATAAAGAAGGTACATTTACCTTAACACGCGAAGCAGGAACAATGTCTTTTGTTGGGAAATTTGAAGGAAACAAAGGAATGGGAACTTATAAATTTACGCCTAATAAAGACTATAGTCAAGCATTGTCTAAAGAAGGAGTTGTACTTAAAGACGACAATAATCTTATGGTTTTCTTTATGATAAATATCAAAAAATCTTACGTTCAAATGCTAAAGAAAAATGGTTTCAATAATATCGATAAAGATCAGGTTATTCCACTTGCTGCTTTAGATGTAAATGAAGCTTATATCGCATCGATCAAACAGGCAATTCCGGATATCGATTTGGACAATCTGGTTCCTTTTAAATCATTAGAAATAGACAAAGCTTTTATCGAAGAGATCAAAAAAGCAGGTTACAAAAATGTTAGTCCAAGTAATCTTATAGCATTGAAATCTCAGGGAATTGACGGAAAATATATTGCCGATGTTCGCAATTCTTCAGGTGCCAAAAATGACGAAGATGCTGATGATGA
This genomic window from Flavobacterium sp. 9 contains:
- a CDS encoding M56 family metallopeptidase codes for the protein MIPYILYTALILAACFVFYKLLLQKETFFYLNRYILLACMIMAFILPLVPVPQQLSLRKTAVEKPVVVAQTPVNKIETTKPQIQPVESTVVEQTKETFKIESVVQWLVYLYWFGVIVFALNFLMQVVILLYRAYSQSVIQDGKFRIIEITGDKAPCSFGNNIFINPEKYEWETYNQILLHEKIHIEQKHTIDLLLAEMVLIFQWFNPFAWQWRKALEINLEFLTDDQMLQQDTVEKESYQFSLLKVAAPQFPLSLTTNYNQSLLKKRIIMMNSKKSNVHTTWKYFFLLPILVLFACLFNQPAAQSQNLSSIEEPKENTNIHSSVRTEGDWFATIKENTINIQFKSDEHDNSTSTFQVSEFSSLPRDKEGTFTLTREAGTMSFVGKFEGNKGMGTYKFTPNKDYSQALSKEGVVLKDDNNLMVFFMINIKKSYVQMLKKNGFNNIDKDQVIPLAALDVNEAYIASIKQAIPDIDLDNLVPFKSLEIDKAFIEEIKKAGYKNVSPSNLIALKSQGIDGKYIADVRNSSGAKNDEDADDDIIAFKSMNIDQDFINSFKKIGYNDISNSNLIALKSLNVTAEYVNGFQKAGYKDIKLDDLIAMKSLNVTPEYVNNFQKAGYNNIKPDDLVALKSQNITPELLQQYKDLGFSNLDIDDIIGAKATGTTPTFIKSMKGKGHNFNDLQKYIELKTVLGY
- a CDS encoding transglycosylase SLT domain-containing protein; this encodes MKTKNTTLYFYILFLIPFFSQVIGQNKAITLKEKNNTYLDSVKKTFVKNTMSARVDSLWMKELTSLDTFNTLTADIENGALDQKIDLELPTELLKSRLAAMNAKSPFNIEYNPQLETVIKSFLKYRKKSFGRLMAASEYYFPLFEEALAKEKIPLEIKYLAVVESALNPKAVSNMGATGLWQFMYNTGKQYKLEIDSYVDERHDPLKSTEAAAKYMNSMYKAFGDWDLVLAAYNSGPGNVSKAINRSGGQKNYWNIRKNLPKETQGYIPAFLATMYLYEYHAEHGIKPEKALVKHFATDTIMIKKQMSFKQISDLIDIPIAQLELLNPSYKLNIIPVYDKQNHYLRLPQDKIAVFTSNEEKIYAYAEYQANLREKPSQNSMMIASKTTNSKKSATLEKGKYYVIQKGDTLGSIARKYSVSVSELKKME
- a CDS encoding Ig-like domain-containing protein is translated as MKLKLLLIFAITLICNNAFSQKGLLISEILTNPNGDDSPLEYVELVATTTINFATTPYTVVFTDNGTATSNGWKAGSSVTYAFLINSGSVTAGQVVYVGGSSMLPLSQGGIALKTKNTGTTAGDSFGSKNTSGVLGNGGSNADAVAVFDVTASSISSSTVPVDALFFGDAVRSAFKSSGSGYQLPVNDKYNGGKLQTSSYLAPDPGSDELVKATSGVYNTSTNTFTTARTWALTSTTSYNSTSITIAGTPVGNVNPTITLATPTVSGNAPATVSLSATATDSDGTISKVEFFNGSTLLTSVTSSPYTYFWTNVAAGSYSITAKATDNSNNATVSSVKTVTVNSTVNVAPTLVFNTTASKFVSLSTTSAKVGCVMNNNTDPFIVSGLDITVTDDNLDGLTFSMTSSKTSVVPNANFTVTGTGNARKLRINPTGVGYSTLTLKVTDAQGGNKSITVNVAVSQALATASLKDIYHAGVADGSTAIPIDENYMFAADDETNVIKLFSRNNSGLSVYQFDVNQYLALSGTEVDIEASFRSTTKPNRIYWIGSLSNSKSGEARADRNRIFATDIVGTGANATLVFVGYYSNLRSKLITWGNNNGYNFTAKAATGIEPKRIDGFNIEGLEMGPDGTTLYIGFRAPYVGSGTNKALICPLQNFESWFGNGSPSANPVFGSPIELNLNNHGIRSLGKNASNNYIIVAGSYAATGTFELYSWNGQSATAPVLLNANLANLKPEGIVDVPADISGSFTLDLVSDLGSDIPYNDGLENKEVVEPNHRKFLTSTISVSAPSTGKKALVQEEFATQITANEVIAYPNPFTSVLNIDFYDLAPQSISVYSQNGSLVKEIHSVTKGLNTFDFNDLNTGIYFITYPGMKKAITVIKQ
- a CDS encoding BlaI/MecI/CopY family transcriptional regulator; the protein is MIKLAKREEQIMQVFWDLDKAFIRDIIPLLPDPKPHYNSVATIVKILKDKEFLNSETAGNMHCFFPVISREEYQQFALKDIVSQYFDNSYPRMLAFFAKEQKLTENDLDEIVDIIKKGKI
- a CDS encoding phytanoyl-CoA dioxygenase family protein, translated to MKEPFTILEKLWERTLNPSNTSSTNEIQNWDDEIKALYQLGIGMEDALQFLYFEKPDFETFKNWVNKKNKSNNSDSDGFTADVLSKEDLEFWDKNGYVIVKNAISKEDCETTQQAIWDFLEMDPNKKETWYNRHENQKGLMLNFSDHETLNKNRLSPRIKKAYEQLYNTDKIYKTIDKVSFNPPETSEFTFLGSPIHWDTSLKQPIKFGLQGLLYLTDCNIDEGAFHCVAGFHNEINHWLDNLQPDENPRDKAIATLQPKPIAGNAGDFIIWNNTLPHCATANKGKNPRMVQYLTYLPNEYNADGEWI
- a CDS encoding MFS transporter; protein product: MNSPIKAIHPIYNLQFGLVCLSSLLFSASFNMLIPELPEYLSNMGGAEYKGLIIALFTLTAGISRPFSGRLTDTLGRVPVMAVGSIVCFVCGILYPVLGTVSGFLFLRLIHGFSTGFKPTATAAYVADIVPRERWGEALGLHGLCFSIGMALGPAIGSTIKIYSSMNMLFYASSVFALMSIVILMNMKETLKNKQRFSLRILRISRNDIIAVEVLPAAIVTFLSYMAYGVILTLIPDWSQHLGIANKGLFFMVFTITSVMIRFGAGKASDKYGRLHIIAIGLFFLIMSLFIVGFSTSITGLLAGSALYGVSTGIVSPALNAWTVDMSFADHRGKAMATMYIALEAGIGLGALIAGWMYQDVIAKIPMLMYASAAMVFLALGYVLIRLRKVENA